Proteins encoded in a region of the Paenibacillus pedocola genome:
- a CDS encoding aldo/keto reductase translates to MYIASPERYDNMKYNRTGRSGLLLPAISLGLWHNFGGNDLFENGRAMVRRAFDLGITHFDLANNYGPPPGSAEENFGRILRQDFSAYRDEMIISSKAGYYMWPGPYGEWGSKKNLVSSLDQSLKRLGLDYVDIFYHHRPDPNTPLEETMAALDLIVRQGKALYVGISNYRPAEAREAAQILRRLGTPCLIHQPNYSMMSRWIEDGLQDVLAEEGIGTIAFSPLQKGILTDRYLNGIAPDSRAAGPSVFLSEREITEEVIGKVRKLNDIAAARGQKMSQLALSWVLRGGKVTSALIGASKVSQIEDAVASLNAPELSAEELEQIEAILRG, encoded by the coding sequence ATGTATATCGCCAGTCCTGAACGCTATGACAATATGAAATACAACCGTACCGGCCGTAGCGGCCTGCTGCTGCCGGCTATTTCCCTGGGCCTGTGGCATAATTTTGGGGGCAATGACCTGTTCGAGAACGGCCGCGCTATGGTGCGCCGGGCATTTGATCTGGGCATCACCCATTTTGACCTCGCCAACAATTACGGGCCGCCTCCAGGCTCTGCAGAAGAAAACTTCGGCCGGATCCTCCGTCAGGACTTCTCCGCCTACCGTGATGAGATGATCATCTCCAGCAAAGCCGGCTATTACATGTGGCCCGGTCCGTATGGAGAATGGGGTTCCAAGAAGAATCTGGTTTCCAGTCTCGATCAGAGCCTGAAGCGGCTGGGCCTGGATTATGTAGATATTTTCTACCATCACCGTCCGGATCCGAACACACCGCTGGAGGAAACGATGGCTGCGCTGGATCTGATCGTGCGTCAAGGTAAAGCGCTGTACGTTGGTATCTCCAATTACAGACCGGCCGAAGCACGCGAAGCGGCGCAGATTCTCCGCCGTCTGGGCACGCCTTGCCTGATTCATCAGCCGAACTATTCCATGATGTCACGCTGGATCGAAGATGGCCTGCAGGATGTGCTTGCTGAGGAAGGCATCGGCACCATCGCCTTCTCGCCGCTGCAAAAAGGCATTCTCACCGACCGCTACCTGAACGGAATCGCTCCCGATTCCCGTGCAGCCGGACCAAGTGTATTCCTCTCCGAACGTGAGATTACCGAAGAAGTCATCGGCAAGGTGCGTAAGTTGAACGACATCGCAGCAGCCCGCGGCCAAAAAATGTCACAGCTCGCCCTATCCTGGGTGCTGCGCGGCGGCAAGGTTACCTCGGCACTGATCGGTGCCAGCAAGGTAAGCCAGATCGAGGATGCCGTAGCCTCCTTGAACGCCCCTGAACTGAGCGCAGAAGAGCTGGAACAGATCGAAGCCATTTTGCGGGGATAG
- the glpX gene encoding class II fructose-bisphosphatase: MERELALEIVRVTELGALSSARWIGRGDKNAADDAATTAIRSMFDSVSIDGTVVIGEGEMDEAPMLYIGEQVGNKNGPLVDVAVDPLEGTEVVACGLHNAQSVIAIADRGSLLHAPDIYMEKLACGPELAGRLSLEDPAEVTLRKASMITGKALSELTVMVLDRKRHEGLIRTLRGMGVRIKLLGHGDVAGAIAAALPDSDVDLYMGSGGAPEGVLAAAALKCLGGELQGRLLPEGPFEMQRCLLMGIDNPTRVLSMEDMVGTGDVIFAATGVTSGEFLSGVRFIGKERAETHSVIMRAQSRTIRYIRSIHFLPGKDIPQGMSERQNVAFM, from the coding sequence ATGGAACGCGAATTGGCACTGGAGATTGTACGGGTAACTGAACTGGGCGCATTATCCTCAGCCCGCTGGATTGGCCGGGGTGACAAGAATGCGGCGGATGATGCCGCTACAACCGCTATACGTTCCATGTTTGATTCCGTCTCCATTGACGGAACCGTCGTGATCGGCGAAGGCGAAATGGACGAGGCGCCGATGCTCTATATCGGGGAACAGGTCGGGAACAAGAATGGTCCTTTGGTTGACGTGGCGGTTGATCCGCTGGAAGGCACAGAGGTGGTAGCCTGCGGGCTGCATAATGCCCAGTCGGTCATTGCCATTGCCGACCGCGGCAGTCTGCTGCATGCTCCCGACATCTATATGGAGAAGCTGGCCTGCGGACCCGAGCTTGCCGGCAGGCTAAGCCTGGAGGATCCTGCCGAGGTTACGCTGCGCAAAGCAAGCATGATCACCGGCAAAGCACTCTCCGAGCTGACGGTTATGGTACTCGACCGCAAGCGGCATGAAGGGCTGATCCGCACCCTGCGCGGGATGGGAGTACGCATTAAGCTGCTCGGCCACGGCGACGTAGCCGGAGCCATCGCGGCGGCACTGCCGGACAGCGATGTCGATCTGTACATGGGCTCCGGCGGAGCGCCTGAAGGTGTACTGGCCGCCGCTGCACTGAAATGCCTGGGCGGAGAACTGCAGGGAAGACTGCTGCCGGAGGGGCCGTTTGAGATGCAGCGCTGCCTGCTGATGGGTATCGACAACCCGACCCGCGTGCTGTCGATGGAGGATATGGTCGGCACGGGCGACGTGATCTTCGCCGCCACCGGCGTCACCTCCGGTGAGTTCCTCAGCGGCGTCCGCTTCATCGGGAAGGAACGCGCCGAGACGCATTCCGTCATTATGCGGGCGCAGAGCCGGACGATCCGCTATATCCGCAGCATTCATTTCCTGCCCGGCAAGGATATTCCGCAGGGCATGTCTGAGCGGCAGAACGTAGCCTTCATGTAA
- a CDS encoding nucleoside recognition domain-containing protein: MESPHVIKSTDPMDSLLSAARKLADKGAIRDEIVSGIYGVSAGICSDAVTYQDKKKLGSTYKLDRIVTSRLWGFPIMLAGLGLVFWITIAGANYPSSWLASLFGWIEGYLTAGFEAVNAPSWLHGVLVLGLYRGTSWVISVMLPPMLIFFPVFALLENFGYLPRVAFNMDRLFKKSGGHGKQALTMSMGFGCNAAAILSTRIIESPRERMLAILTNNFVPCNGRWPTLILLSSMFMVGAATTGALRTFSTALVLMGIVLIGITVTLTVSWVMSKTALRGVPTHYTLELPPYRRPQIWKTIVRSSKEKSLNVLTRAIIVAAPAGIITWVLGNVVIGGDSVLNHMAAFFDPFAQLLGMDGFIIMAFILGLPANEIVLPILLMGYMSSGAMVDVDGLGSIKDIFLSHGWTWLTALNMMLFSLLHYPCGTTLVNIYKETKSLKWAVLSAVIPLGIAITVTFAVAQIVRLLGWV, encoded by the coding sequence ATGGAGTCACCGCATGTCATTAAGAGTACTGACCCGATGGATTCTCTGTTGTCTGCTGCCAGGAAGCTCGCAGACAAGGGCGCGATCCGCGATGAAATCGTCAGCGGAATCTACGGGGTATCTGCGGGTATCTGCAGCGATGCCGTCACTTACCAGGATAAGAAGAAACTCGGCAGCACCTATAAGCTTGACCGGATCGTCACCTCCAGACTCTGGGGTTTCCCGATCATGCTTGCCGGACTCGGTCTCGTGTTCTGGATTACGATTGCCGGGGCCAACTATCCTTCCAGCTGGCTGGCATCGCTCTTCGGCTGGATCGAAGGTTATCTGACAGCCGGATTTGAAGCGGTGAACGCCCCCTCCTGGCTGCATGGTGTGCTAGTGCTGGGACTCTACCGGGGAACCTCCTGGGTCATCAGCGTGATGCTGCCGCCGATGCTGATTTTCTTCCCGGTCTTTGCGCTGCTGGAGAACTTCGGCTATCTGCCGCGCGTTGCCTTCAATATGGACCGCCTGTTCAAGAAATCCGGCGGCCATGGCAAACAAGCCTTGACGATGTCGATGGGCTTCGGCTGCAACGCCGCCGCCATCCTCTCCACCCGCATCATTGAATCGCCCCGGGAACGGATGCTGGCGATTCTGACCAACAACTTCGTACCGTGCAACGGCCGTTGGCCTACCCTGATTCTGCTGTCCTCCATGTTCATGGTCGGGGCTGCCACAACCGGCGCACTCCGTACCTTCTCCACCGCCCTCGTCCTGATGGGCATTGTGCTGATCGGCATCACCGTCACCTTGACTGTGTCCTGGGTCATGTCCAAAACCGCGCTCCGCGGTGTGCCGACCCACTACACCCTGGAGCTTCCGCCTTACCGCCGGCCGCAGATCTGGAAGACGATTGTGCGCTCCTCCAAAGAGAAATCGCTGAACGTACTGACCCGCGCCATCATTGTCGCCGCTCCTGCCGGGATCATTACCTGGGTACTCGGTAATGTAGTCATCGGCGGAGACAGTGTGCTTAACCATATGGCTGCCTTCTTTGACCCGTTTGCCCAGCTGCTTGGTATGGACGGCTTTATCATCATGGCCTTTATTCTCGGGCTGCCTGCCAATGAGATCGTGCTGCCGATCCTGCTGATGGGGTATATGTCCTCCGGTGCAATGGTTGACGTCGATGGGCTCGGCAGCATCAAGGACATTTTCCTGAGCCATGGCTGGACCTGGCTGACCGCGCTGAATATGATGCTATTCTCCCTGCTCCACTATCCGTGCGGCACAACACTCGTGAATATTTACAAGGAGACCAAGAGCCTGAAATGGGCGGTACTCTCCGCCGTCATCCCGCTTGGCATCGCCATCACCGTAACCTTTGCCGTAGCGCAAATCGTCCGGTTGCTCGGCTGGGTATGA
- a CDS encoding (2Fe-2S) ferredoxin domain-containing protein has product MNMRLKVLKKHLLFCCSEHCNNQDVEDVMQAFKEQLVEQGINKTVKINKTSCLGLCGNGPFVIVYPDGIWYYNVTTEDVPRIVGEHLVNGEPVEELVMLKMEA; this is encoded by the coding sequence ATGAATATGCGTTTAAAGGTTTTAAAAAAGCATCTGCTTTTCTGCTGCAGTGAGCACTGCAACAACCAGGATGTCGAAGATGTGATGCAGGCGTTCAAAGAACAGCTGGTGGAGCAGGGCATCAACAAAACCGTTAAAATCAACAAAACGAGCTGTCTCGGGCTATGCGGAAACGGCCCGTTTGTGATCGTGTATCCCGACGGCATCTGGTATTACAATGTTACGACAGAAGATGTGCCCCGTATCGTCGGGGAGCATCTGGTAAACGGAGAGCCGGTAGAGGAACTGGTTATGCTGAAAATGGAAGCTTAG
- a CDS encoding AraC family transcriptional regulator yields MAIFKYNPQRPFRSSPDLHLHYWGSEQCAPGHSVGPGVRDLYKIHFIHAGTGKVSVGEATHTLKAGQAFLTYPHIVTHYAADSTEPWTYSWIAFTGEEIESLLSKTSLSPENPVFPMDQQLMPALYDRLTEAADQAEGLDLPLKAIMYEFFAILLRTVPAVKDSFRLPRQKSLYVEECLHFLHAHYCENITVEMMSASLKLDRKYLSALFKRTVGLPPQQYLLNFRIAKACELLAETVCTIGEISRSVGYQDPLLFSRMFKKVKGCSPKEYRIRHENTDIVL; encoded by the coding sequence ATGGCCATATTTAAATACAATCCGCAGCGTCCGTTCCGCAGCAGCCCCGATCTGCATTTGCATTACTGGGGCTCCGAGCAGTGTGCTCCCGGTCATTCTGTCGGTCCAGGCGTCCGCGACTTATACAAAATTCATTTCATTCACGCAGGTACGGGCAAGGTTTCCGTGGGGGAAGCGACACATACTCTGAAGGCCGGCCAGGCCTTTCTGACCTATCCGCATATCGTGACCCATTACGCAGCGGACAGCACGGAGCCCTGGACCTACTCCTGGATTGCTTTTACCGGAGAAGAAATTGAATCCTTACTGTCCAAAACCTCTCTCTCGCCGGAAAACCCTGTCTTCCCGATGGATCAGCAGCTCATGCCTGCACTCTACGACCGGCTGACCGAGGCGGCGGATCAGGCAGAGGGCCTGGATCTGCCGCTCAAAGCGATTATGTATGAGTTCTTCGCTATATTGCTCCGTACCGTTCCGGCGGTGAAGGACAGCTTCAGGCTCCCGCGTCAAAAAAGCCTCTATGTCGAGGAGTGCCTCCATTTCCTGCATGCCCATTACTGTGAAAATATCACGGTAGAGATGATGTCCGCTTCCCTGAAGCTGGACCGTAAATACCTGTCCGCCCTGTTTAAGCGGACGGTCGGCCTGCCGCCGCAGCAGTATCTGCTGAATTTCCGGATCGCCAAGGCCTGCGAGCTGCTCGCCGAAACGGTCTGTACCATCGGAGAAATCTCCCGCTCTGTCGGCTACCAGGATCCGCTGCTCTTCTCGAGGATGTTCAAGAAGGTCAAGGGCTGCTCTCCCAAAGAGTATCGCATCCGCCATGAGAATACGGACATTGTTCTATAA
- a CDS encoding aminotransferase-like domain-containing protein, whose translation MKQPAKEDQSHPLFRQVYEYMLNRMERGEWKAHDKLPSIRGLAEELKVHRLTVFKAYRQLTDSGKVYVKDKSGYYVSPANLLREERTIEGAAVPAYSLTNPMSDIQRMPVTYQFSQALIDPGLLPNLFLSDYVKKVFDLYPKVMGTYSSVQGDGELRETLSEHFTKHYRLQLSPQELLITSGAQQAINLIAGLVLGPMDPVLVERPTYSVALDIFRRAGARLIPVEITPEGYDLEAVEELMRKFKPRMFYMNPTHHNPTGYTVPARQRKQLVELAERYRCLLVEDDPFRDIYFGEAPPAPFFAYDTEGWVIYISSFSKYVAPGLRICAVACRHPFMERLITAKSLADNGSPLLNQKIFLHYYTSPRLQQHLGKLRIALQVHKEIMEEELASSGWEWTAPEGGLNLWVKLPESVSASAMFARSMEQSISFVPGELCDPLGEMKSRLRLSYSFASETLLREGMRRLMKLAREL comes from the coding sequence ATGAAGCAACCGGCAAAAGAGGACCAGAGCCATCCGCTCTTCCGGCAGGTCTATGAATATATGCTGAACCGGATGGAGCGGGGAGAATGGAAGGCCCATGACAAGCTGCCGTCGATCCGCGGGCTGGCCGAGGAATTGAAGGTGCACCGGCTGACGGTGTTCAAGGCCTACAGGCAGCTGACTGACAGCGGCAAGGTATATGTAAAAGACAAGTCCGGATATTATGTGTCACCGGCTAACTTGCTGCGGGAGGAACGAACGATTGAAGGAGCAGCAGTGCCGGCTTATTCACTGACCAATCCCATGTCCGATATCCAGCGGATGCCGGTGACCTACCAATTCTCCCAGGCGCTGATTGATCCCGGTCTGCTGCCGAACCTCTTTCTCTCCGATTATGTCAAAAAAGTGTTCGATCTCTATCCGAAGGTCATGGGAACTTATTCTTCGGTGCAGGGGGATGGCGAGCTGCGTGAGACGCTGAGTGAGCATTTCACTAAGCATTATAGGCTGCAGCTGTCGCCGCAGGAGCTGTTAATCACTTCGGGGGCGCAGCAGGCCATCAACCTGATTGCCGGACTTGTGCTCGGGCCGATGGATCCTGTGCTCGTGGAGCGTCCGACGTACAGCGTGGCTTTGGATATTTTTCGCCGGGCGGGTGCCCGGCTGATTCCGGTGGAGATTACACCTGAGGGTTATGATCTGGAGGCGGTGGAGGAGCTGATGCGTAAATTTAAGCCGCGGATGTTCTATATGAATCCGACCCATCATAACCCGACCGGCTACACCGTTCCGGCGCGGCAGCGCAAACAGCTGGTAGAGCTGGCGGAGCGGTACCGCTGCCTGCTGGTGGAGGATGATCCCTTCCGCGACATTTATTTCGGGGAGGCGCCTCCGGCGCCGTTTTTTGCCTACGATACCGAGGGCTGGGTCATTTATATCAGCAGCTTCAGCAAGTATGTGGCTCCGGGGCTGCGGATTTGTGCGGTGGCCTGCCGCCATCCGTTCATGGAGCGGCTGATCACCGCGAAATCCCTGGCCGACAACGGTTCCCCGCTGCTGAACCAGAAGATTTTTCTGCATTATTACACCTCGCCGCGCCTGCAGCAGCATCTGGGTAAGCTGCGGATTGCGCTGCAGGTGCACAAGGAGATTATGGAGGAGGAGCTGGCATCAAGCGGCTGGGAGTGGACCGCACCGGAAGGCGGTCTGAACCTGTGGGTGAAGCTGCCGGAGTCCGTCTCTGCCTCAGCGATGTTCGCGCGCAGCATGGAGCAGTCGATCTCTTTTGTCCCCGGTGAGCTGTGTGATCCGCTGGGAGAGATGAAGTCCCGGCTGCGCCTCAGCTACTCCTTTGCCAGTGAAACGCTGCTGCGGGAAGGGATGAGGCGCCTGATGAAACTGGCGCGTGAGCTGTGA
- a CDS encoding pyruvate, water dikinase regulatory protein, producing MEQSSHYITICSDSIGDTAEAVVQAVIHQFQNQRVTIRRYGNVRHEEELRKLMEETAQLQGFVAYTLVQPELREMIREEAVRLDLRIVDIMGPMMQAFIDTFDDAPQARPGLLHQLDEDYFRRIEAIEFTVACDDGRDLNAMLKADIVLLGMSRTSKTPLSIFLAHRGKKVVNYPVVPEIAPPQQLLSLPPSRIIGLTMKPEYMLKIRSERLKVLGLPAGSQYASLERITEEMEHAAVLFAKLGCPVIDITDKAIEETAGIIMGYL from the coding sequence ATGGAGCAATCTTCACACTACATCACGATATGCTCAGATTCGATAGGTGATACGGCAGAGGCGGTTGTGCAGGCCGTCATCCACCAATTCCAGAATCAGCGTGTCACAATCAGGAGATACGGCAACGTAAGGCATGAAGAGGAGCTGCGGAAGCTGATGGAAGAAACGGCGCAGCTGCAGGGTTTTGTCGCTTATACACTGGTACAGCCGGAACTTAGGGAGATGATCCGTGAGGAGGCCGTACGCCTTGATCTGCGGATCGTGGATATCATGGGTCCAATGATGCAGGCCTTCATCGACACGTTCGACGATGCGCCCCAGGCCCGGCCCGGACTGCTGCACCAGCTGGACGAAGATTACTTCCGGCGGATCGAAGCGATTGAATTCACCGTCGCCTGCGATGACGGCCGTGATCTGAATGCTATGCTGAAGGCCGACATTGTGCTGCTGGGCATGTCCCGCACTTCGAAGACCCCGCTTAGCATCTTCCTCGCCCACCGGGGTAAGAAGGTCGTCAATTACCCGGTCGTACCGGAGATCGCTCCGCCGCAGCAGCTTCTGAGCCTGCCGCCAAGCCGGATCATCGGTCTGACGATGAAGCCCGAATATATGCTCAAGATCCGCTCGGAGCGCCTGAAGGTGCTGGGCCTGCCGGCAGGCTCCCAATATGCCAGCCTCGAACGGATTACCGAGGAAATGGAGCATGCTGCGGTACTGTTCGCGAAGCTCGGCTGCCCGGTTATTGATATTACTGACAAAGCGATTGAGGAAACCGCCGGCATTATTATGGGCTATCTCTAA
- a CDS encoding YsnF/AvaK domain-containing protein: protein MNKKIVGVFHNEHEASRAIEDLKSRGFLTEDISVIARDKRDVDAISDETGTKAPEGMASGAATGGLLGGVTGLLAGIGALAIPGIGPIIAAGPIAATLAGAAVGAGTGGLVGGLIGLGIPEDEAESYDNYVDEGRILVMVDADSSRSNDVYAVFRNHNSANADRYLDNNVTTETAEENARGSVTDTVDAAFNGSGLEGRNDTGLDTMNSASVHDLPETRAMDDVNRPGMTGDVYSGTRDGIGERDNTRSSEYDRQDEEARRLRLREEQLDVSKNKVQTGEVNVRKEIIEEQKTINVPVSHEEIVIERHSVNHDSSSTPIGADETIRIPVSEEQVDVRKNTVVTGEVDIHKREIQGTEQVKDTVKREEARIDKTGNVKVNSSDELQRDHSRTR, encoded by the coding sequence ATGAATAAGAAAATTGTTGGTGTATTCCATAACGAACATGAGGCTTCACGGGCTATTGAAGATCTGAAAAGCCGGGGATTTCTTACAGAAGATATCTCCGTAATAGCAAGGGATAAACGGGATGTAGACGCGATCAGCGACGAAACAGGAACTAAAGCACCGGAAGGCATGGCCTCGGGTGCGGCAACCGGCGGACTGCTCGGCGGGGTAACCGGACTGCTGGCAGGAATTGGGGCCCTGGCGATACCGGGGATCGGCCCGATCATTGCCGCAGGCCCGATTGCAGCGACCTTAGCAGGCGCAGCCGTTGGAGCCGGCACCGGGGGATTAGTCGGCGGGCTGATCGGACTTGGTATTCCGGAAGATGAAGCTGAGAGCTATGATAACTATGTAGACGAAGGACGGATTCTGGTTATGGTGGATGCGGACAGCTCCCGTTCAAATGACGTGTATGCCGTGTTCCGTAACCATAATTCAGCCAATGCCGACCGGTATTTGGACAACAATGTAACGACTGAAACGGCAGAAGAGAATGCCCGCGGTTCTGTAACAGACACCGTGGATGCTGCCTTTAACGGATCGGGGCTCGAAGGACGGAATGATACCGGACTCGATACGATGAATTCAGCATCTGTGCATGATCTTCCTGAAACAAGAGCTATGGATGATGTGAACCGTCCGGGGATGACAGGAGATGTGTACTCCGGCACACGTGATGGAATCGGGGAGCGGGACAACACACGTTCAAGTGAGTATGACCGTCAGGATGAGGAAGCCCGCAGGCTGCGCCTGCGTGAGGAACAGCTGGACGTGTCCAAAAACAAGGTGCAGACCGGTGAGGTTAATGTCCGCAAGGAGATCATTGAGGAGCAGAAGACGATCAATGTTCCGGTTTCCCATGAGGAAATTGTGATTGAGCGCCATTCGGTCAATCATGACTCCAGTTCAACGCCAATTGGAGCTGATGAGACGATCCGCATTCCTGTAAGCGAGGAACAGGTGGACGTCCGCAAGAATACGGTAGTTACCGGTGAAGTAGACATTCATAAACGTGAAATTCAGGGTACCGAGCAGGTGAAGGATACCGTGAAACGCGAGGAAGCCCGCATAGACAAGACGGGTAATGTGAAGGTCAACAGCAGTGACGAACTGCAGAGAGACCACAGCCGCACCCGTTAA
- a CDS encoding DMT family transporter, which translates to MIMLAYTLVCLIFGTTFLAIKIGVDAGAPPFFSAGLRFFLAGAVLFLWMAVKGKASFSLLLRKEMMITGAALTFGTFSALYWAEQYVSSGLAAVLSATGPMMILLMQTAFLRQKAPSYSMYGCIIGFTGVLLLVLPSLVVDISPLWLIGCVVVLIGECCYAAGAIYSKKVTTAFSGVSPVALNAAQMMYGGALLFILSLTTENVHPEVLLSFKTAGSLLYLTVIGSMVGHTLFYWLVARTNPVFPSTWLYISPPIAVGVGFLFYDEAVTWITLLGVFTIIAGTVLVNAGALKQLLFKKTSSPPVLPKDAA; encoded by the coding sequence ATGATTATGCTCGCTTATACGCTTGTCTGTCTGATTTTCGGTACTACTTTTCTCGCGATCAAAATCGGGGTAGATGCCGGGGCACCGCCTTTTTTCTCCGCAGGGCTGCGTTTCTTCCTCGCAGGAGCTGTTCTGTTTCTCTGGATGGCCGTCAAAGGCAAAGCAAGCTTCTCCCTGCTGCTCCGCAAAGAAATGATGATCACCGGAGCCGCACTGACCTTTGGCACCTTCTCCGCACTGTACTGGGCTGAGCAATATGTATCCTCGGGGCTTGCTGCGGTGCTGTCGGCTACCGGACCGATGATGATCCTGCTGATGCAGACCGCTTTTCTCCGGCAAAAAGCTCCCTCGTACTCTATGTACGGCTGCATCATCGGCTTCACCGGCGTCCTGCTGCTCGTGCTCCCAAGCCTGGTGGTCGATATCTCTCCCCTGTGGCTTATCGGCTGTGTTGTCGTACTGATCGGGGAATGCTGCTACGCAGCGGGGGCGATTTATTCCAAAAAAGTGACCACGGCCTTCTCCGGGGTCTCGCCGGTTGCACTGAACGCCGCGCAAATGATGTACGGGGGAGCGCTGTTGTTCATCCTCTCTCTGACCACCGAAAATGTGCATCCCGAAGTTCTGCTCTCCTTCAAAACCGCCGGATCGCTGCTCTATCTCACCGTCATCGGCTCCATGGTCGGACATACCCTGTTCTACTGGCTGGTCGCAAGGACCAATCCCGTGTTCCCGTCCACCTGGCTGTATATTTCGCCGCCGATTGCTGTCGGGGTCGGCTTCCTGTTCTATGACGAGGCCGTCACCTGGATTACCCTGCTTGGTGTGTTCACCATCATCGCCGGAACGGTGCTGGTCAATGCAGGCGCGTTGAAACAGTTATTATTCAAAAAAACGTCTTCACCGCCCGTTCTGCCGAAAGACGCCGCTTGA
- a CDS encoding helix-turn-helix transcriptional regulator, whose translation MQIIDIVKKRAPISGEQIAESLNLSRPTIRNDLSILVMLEYIDAKPKVGYFPGQRSVSRLGSSYLLKETKVKDIQSIPVVIRETTTIQDAVVTLFLQDVGTLIICDGDGKLAGVASRKDFLKVTLGNPGAVSMPVSMVMTRQTKVVTVSPEDTVLDAAHKMIFHEVDSLPVVVPGGAEETVPRLDVVGRLTKTSIVKLLLDLEAKG comes from the coding sequence CTGCAAATTATTGATATTGTGAAGAAACGCGCGCCGATCTCCGGCGAGCAAATCGCGGAAAGCCTCAATCTCAGCCGGCCGACCATCCGCAATGACTTGTCCATTCTGGTGATGCTGGAATACATTGATGCCAAGCCGAAGGTCGGCTATTTCCCCGGCCAAAGGTCGGTAAGCCGGCTCGGCAGCAGCTATCTGCTGAAGGAAACCAAGGTCAAGGATATCCAGAGCATCCCGGTGGTGATCCGCGAAACGACCACGATCCAAGATGCCGTTGTTACCCTGTTTCTGCAGGATGTAGGCACGCTGATTATCTGCGACGGGGACGGCAAGCTGGCCGGAGTCGCCTCGCGCAAGGATTTTCTGAAGGTAACACTCGGCAATCCGGGTGCGGTATCCATGCCGGTCAGCATGGTCATGACCCGCCAGACCAAGGTAGTAACGGTATCTCCCGAGGACACGGTGCTCGATGCCGCGCATAAAATGATTTTTCACGAGGTAGACAGTTTGCCGGTGGTCGTGCCCGGCGGCGCGGAAGAAACCGTCCCAAGGCTCGATGTGGTGGGCCGGCTGACCAAAACTTCCATCGTTAAGCTTCTCCTCGATCTCGAAGCCAAAGGATAA